A genomic segment from Aquila chrysaetos chrysaetos chromosome 11, bAquChr1.4, whole genome shotgun sequence encodes:
- the HELLS gene encoding lymphoid-specific helicase isoform X3: MPAQNTASSGEPLGAEMGEQAEAAVITPAMLKEEEQLEAAGLEKERQMLERARASWDRESSELRYKRLQHLLEKSNIYSKFLLTKMEQQQLEEQRRKEKLEKKREMMLKSAKGQNPLDGKEEKSGAKKKRGREDGTYNISEIMSKEEILSVAKKSKVENQDESSSDNLCPEDLQKNGDSNSVIKDRLCQAVRHSAKQFLDPVRRFNGQPVPFQQPKIFTGGVMRWYQVEGMEWLRMLWENGINGILADEMGLGKTIQCIATIALMVERGVPGPFLVCGPLSTLPNWMSEFKRFTPEIPLMLYHGAQQERRKLVRKIHVRQGSLQIHPVVITSFEIAMRDRNALQHCFWKYLIVDEGHRIKNMNCRLIRELKRFNADNKLLLTGTPLQNNLAELWSLLNFLLPDVFDDLKSFESWFDITSITETAEDIIAKEREQNILHMLHQILTPFLLRRLKSDVALEVPPKREVVVYAPLAKKQETFYTAIVNRTIRKLLGNNEEEVVELSPTGRPKRRSRKLVDYCEERNCSPDDLEKLISKMQEEVEKERPVVEVSIPMDSEVNLKLQNIMMLLRKCCNHPYLIEYPLDPATQQFKVDEDLVKNSGKFLLLDRMLPELKKRGHKVLLFSQMTMMLDILMDYCYLRDFKFSRLDGSMSYADREENMHQFNTDPEVFLFLVSTRAGGLGINLTAADTVIIYDSDWNPQSDLQAQDRCHRIGQTKPVVVYRLVTANTIDQKIVERAAAKRKLEKLIIHKTYNTKGTNFSIHHLTLFTMFLLSV, from the exons ATGCCGGCCCAGAACACGGCGAGCAGCGGCG AACCGCTGGGAGCGGAGATGGGGGAGCAGGCGGAGGCGGCGGTGATCACGCCGGCCatgctgaaggaggaggagcagctggaggCGGCGGGGCTGGAGAAGGAGCGGCAGATGCTGGAGAGG GCTCGTGCTTCTTGGGACAGGGAGTCAAGTGAATTGCGCTATAAGAGGCTTCAACATTTGCTTGAAAAAAGCAACATCTATTCCAAATTCTTGCTAACCAAAATGGAACAGCAGCAACTAGAG gaacagaggaggaaagagaagttagaaaaaaagagagagatgatgTTAAAATCTGCCAAG gGTCAAAATCCACTTGATGGCAAAGAGGAGAAATCAG GtgcaaaaaagaagagagggagagaagatggGACGTACAACATCTCAGAAATTATGTCCAAAGAG gAAATATTAtcagtggcaaaaaaaagtaaagtggAGAATCAG GATGAAAGCTCTTCTGACAACCTGTGCCCAGAAGACCTGCAGAAAAATGGGGACTCAAATAGTGTCATTAAGGATAGATTATGTCAAGCTGTACGACACAGTGCCAAGCAATTCCTTGATCCAGTACGGAGATTTAATGGACAACCAGTGCCTTTTCAGCAGCCAAAGATTTTTACTGGCGGTGTAATGAGGTGGTACCAAGTGGAAGGCATGGAGTGGCTAAGG ATGCTTTGGGAAAATGGTATCAATGGCATTTTAGCTGATGAAATGGGGTTGGGGAAGACAATCCAGTGTATTGCAACAATAGCACTAATGGTGGAGCGAGGAGTCCCAGGTCCATTCTTAGTATGTGGTCCTTTGTCTACTCTTCCAAATTGGATGTCTGAATTCAAGAGGTTTACTCCAGAG ATTCCACTAATGCTCTATCATGGAGCTCAGCAGGAACGTCGTAAACTGGTTCGTAAAATTCACGTGCGGCAAGGATCATTGCAAATCCATCCTGTGGTCATTACTTCCTTTGAAATAGCAATGCGAGACAGAAATGCCCTGCAG CACTGCTTCTGGAAATACCTGATAGTAGATGAAGGTCACAGGattaaaaatatgaactgcCGCCTTATCAGAGAATTGAAGCGATTTAATGCAGACAATAAACTCCTGTTGACTGGTACTCCCCTGCAAAACAACTTGGCAGAGCTTTGGTCATTGCTTAACTTCCTTTTGCCAGATGTGTTTGATGATTTGAAAAG ctTTGAATCCTGGTTTGATATTACCAGCAttacagaaactgctgaagataTTATTGCTAAAGAAAGGGAGCAAAACATCTTGCATATGCTGCATCAG ATTCTGACACCTTTTCTACTGAGAAGACTGAAATCTGATGTTGCGCTTGAGGTTCCTCCTAAACGAGAAGTTGTGGTATATGCACCGCTGGCAAAGAAGCAAGAAACTTTCTATACTGCCATTGTAAATCGCACCATTAGGAAACTGCTTGGAAATAATGAG GAAGAAGTAGTTGAGTTGAGTCCTACAGGCCGACCAAAACGCCGTAGCCGAAAACTGGTTGATTATTGTGAAGAACGTAATTGTTCACCTGATGACTTGGAAAAATTGATCAGCAAAATGCAAGAGGAAGTAGAAAAAGAGAG GCCAGTGGTAGAAGTGAGCATTCCCATGGATTCAGAGGTGAACCTTAAACTGCAGAATATTATGATGTTACTGAGGAAATGTTGTAATCACCCCTATCTTATTGAATATCCATTGGACCCTGCTACACAACAATTCAAG GTTGATGAAGATCTAGTAAAGAATTCAGGCAAGTTTCTACTCTTGGACAGAATGCTTccagaactgaaaaagagaggGCATAAG GTCTTGTTGTTCTCGCAAATGACTATGATGCTTGACATTTTGATGGATTACTGCTATCTGAGAGACTTCAAATTTAGTCGATTGGATGGCTCTATGTCCTATGcggacagagaagaaaat ATGCATCAATTCAATACTGACCCTGAAGTCTTCCTGTTCTTAGTGAGTACAAGAGCTGGTGGCTTGGGCATTAACTTAACTGCGGCAGACACAGTTATCATATACGATAGTGACTGG aACCCCCAGTCGGACTTGCAGGCCCAAGACAGGTGTCACAGAATTGGCCAGACAAAGCCGGTGGTTGTTTATCGTCTTGTGACAGCAAATACTATTGACCAGAAGATTGTGGAGAGAGCTGCTGCCAAGAGGAAGCTGGAGAAGTTGATTATCCACAAAA